The stretch of DNA CCTAGCATTTTATTTCATCCTTACTACCAGACGTACAATTACGCTTTGCTCGCTTCGAGCATTTCCACTGCTTAACACATATAGCTCGACTCGATTCAGCAAGGCTCTAGCCCGAAAACCATTAAGCTTGGCTCAGAAATCTGCAgagaatacaaaatataagaaaagCATCCCAAGGCCTCCACTAATTTCATAACATAGGCGACAATATTGGATATAAATGTGAATGTACAACTGCCCTgaccttttattttgttcacaTTAATAGCATAGATTCCCACTACACATACTTTCCATTAGCTCTAAGATATTTAAGTAAAactcgttttttattttttgtttgaatatgtGTTAAAGAAGGGTCAACCAATTTTTGGTAATTAAAAAGTCTCATTGATCTTCTTCATGGTTATCTTTGAcctgcatttttatttttaaagtcacGGCAATTATAATTCCACATTGAAGCACACGAAGTTCTTGCATTTTGAGTCTTtagcaaaatataaattcttgatACATCCTGACGGAAAACACAACATAGCACTTCTTCGCCAGAATTCAGTGGAAGCCAGTGATCACCACGGGCCTATATTGAGGACGTGGGTACTTTCCTTAGGGGCTAGTTGCACAGATTGACTACACTTTAAAATTCTATAGTTTATCGACCACATATTCCTAGTGAGTGTTAAGTGAGCGTATACCATGGTTCAAAAGACATGGGCAGATTTTTTGTTACTGGCATTAGCAAATCGATGTCGATCGTTGAAAGTTACCGCATGTTATTGGTTTATTTCAATCTGCTCATTAAGTCAGGATTTATAATTAGTTaagtcttttaaaattttcttaacatttaaactttattaataggcatattatataaaactcatttaactctaattttagttttgataCAATAGATTATgtccaaaatataaaaaaggtaATTAGAATACTTAACTAAAAATCTAGATTatgtgaaattaatttcacatCTTAATTCAACATCTTAATTATCGAAAGTTATAacgtatttattattaatttttatatttaggtTTTATGAAGGAAGGCGACACCAAGTCACGAGTTCGATCATTCAGGCTGGGCAGGGtcatttgactattatttttatttgtagaaTGATTAATCTGAATAAATTGTGTGTTTTCATTGGTTGCAGTTGCGGCTGCTTGGTTTTTTGGTCCAACCATATAAAAATTTCGCACTCGTGGTTTCTCGTGTAGAGGTTTGACATCCGTCTGAATATCCCCTCTTTTAAATCTTTGTGCATTTAAATTCCGTTTAATAAAGTTTGGTCGAAGACTAACTGGAATCATATGTGGCTTTACCTCGAATTCCTTAGTATTAAATACTTCACAGTCCACCTGCATCAACTTAATACCCCCATTTAGACCGGGATTTTCTAACGGAAGTACCAAAGACATTTTTGGTCGTTCACTACTATTGTATTTCAATGCTGGCAGAAGTACGTGATCCATATTAAAGGAAAGCACATAAAAAGTATCATCTCTTCGTTTAATGacactaattaaattaatttgttcgCGTTGATTGTGcaacttattatttttgttttcatccaattttctttgtttgtgcTGTAAATGAGAAGTTAAATCATTGAAGTGTATTTTACGCTTTCCTCGTTTAGTATGTATTGCACTATTTAAGTCAAAGTAGTCATCTGATAATTTAAATCCGGGTGACATTTCTCTGCCAATGGTAAAACTTGATGACTCGTTCAAATTCCCGCTAGTCCATTTATGTAAAGTTTCGGCGAGCCTAAGGTATTTAGATTGATTGATAAAAGAGTGAGACGGGTTGCAAATGCCAGTACATTGTGGTATTGTTGAATAGGCTGAAGGTGGAGGTTTATTAGATGAGTAAGTTTTAGATGACTTACTGGTATTACTTTTTGAATTAACATTCTGGTTGCGCCTGTCCcgacttaaaaaataaagaggcGGAACCATTGTCTGGTCCGATACACGCGTACTTGAGACACGATTTTCATTATGTTTTTCCTGTGTTTCAACCCAGAGTAATCGGCGACCAGaaagatttaaatgtttttctgaACTTTCCAATACATTACTGCTTTCCATTAAAGACGGCTTGTTAAGATATGAATGAAAATGGCCGGCATTCAAAGTTACCATAAAAGCCATGGCAAACAGTACAGCGACATTTTTCTTCAAGGTGGAAGTAGTGATTCTTCTGTTAGAATATTTTACCTTCGATGTGATTtcaacatgtttttttttgttttcattttcatttccagtATCACATTTGCAAGTATTGCCAAATTTAAGTAACTGTTCGCGTAATGTTATGTTTTCCTgcgtaaaagaaaaaattatattaaaatttactgAAAGACGGCTTGTTAagatatgaaaaataaaaatctttttataactgttatttaatttaatgtgaaAAGAGTGTGCGTAAAAATAACTAACATACTAAGAATAAGGGCAGAGTGGGCCTTTTTGCAGATCCACACAATGCACTTAACAcaatgttaatttttcaagTCCAAAATTGACTTCTTATGGTTTTCTATAGACAAAAATGgccttatcaaaaataatgatAGAATTTCAAGTGTTTACCAAGCGCCTGGAACTGGACCAAGGGCCGGAACTGTCGGAACTTCGTGCCTTTATTGGAATGGTAAATTACAATtctaaattcataaataatttagcaCAGAAAATTAGCGCACTGTATTCATTACtttgtaaaaatgtaaacttCGTTTGGTCTCCATTTTAATccagattatttattttttattaaaacagtaTCTTTTGGAAAATAGGTTTACACTAAGGACGGACCATAAACCGCATTTGGGCATTTTTGGAGAATTAAAAGGGCAACCGCTCGGATGCAGAGGACGGTCATTTTATAAGGCTTTGAATATTCTGTTGAGTATATAAGGGGTTCTAACAACGTAGCAGATAGACTTTCAAGAACACCATAAATGAAGAAGGCTAGAGATTTTGGGGAAAATAACTATATTCAATTCATTTAATCTAATAAcgtcttcaaaaaaattttacggACTTTTCTCGAGAAACCAGGCGAGAACCAAAACTATCAAAAGTTTGTGAAGCAAGGGTGTCCATATAAAACAACCAGAAGCAGGGCAAGTGAATTTCATTGCATTTTATGGGGATATCGAGTAGTAGTTCCCACCAAACTAAGAAAACAAGTGTTACTTGAGATGCACAGATCTCATCTCggaaatgtttatatatttggtGGCCTGGAATGGTCACACAAAAAGAAGAACTAACCAGCAGTGTGAGCCATGTCAACAATTGCAGTCTTGTCCAGAAAAGGGTTTATTGATCCCTTAGAAAACAAATGGTCAAGTTTGGAGCTGAATATACATAGACTTTGCAGGGCTAATCAAAAATTTCTATTTTCTGATAGTCAATGACTCTT from Drosophila gunungcola strain Sukarami chromosome 2R unlocalized genomic scaffold, Dgunungcola_SK_2 000015F, whole genome shotgun sequence encodes:
- the LOC128256359 gene encoding uncharacterized protein LOC128256359 isoform X1, with the translated sequence MIDQFAGEDTSPLCLTCYCLNFGNSISQKRVKNPVTLQPKDRSVLTLSENITLREQLLKFGNTCKCDTGNENENKKKHVEITSKVKYSNRRITTSTLKKNVAVLFAMAFMVTLNAGHFHSYLNKPSLMESSNVLESSEKHLNLSGRRLLWVETQEKHNENRVSSTRVSDQTMVPPLYFLSRDRRNQNVNSKSNTSKSSKTYSSNKPPPSAYSTIPQCTGICNPSHSFINQSKYLRLAETLHKWTSGNLNESSSFTIGREMSPGFKLSDDYFDLNSAIHTKRGKRKIHFNDLTSHLQHKQRKLDENKNNKLHNQREQINLISVIKRRDDTFYVLSFNMDHVLLPALKYNSSERPKMSLVLPLENPGLNGGIKLMQVDCEVFNTKEFEVKPHMIPVSLRPNFIKRNLNAQRFKRGDIQTDVKPLHEKPRVRNFYMVGPKNQAAATATNENTQFIQINHSTNKNNSQMTLPSLNDRTRDLVSPSFIKPKYKN
- the LOC128256359 gene encoding uncharacterized protein LOC128256359 isoform X2, giving the protein MENITLREQLLKFGNTCKCDTGNENENKKKHVEITSKVKYSNRRITTSTLKKNVAVLFAMAFMVTLNAGHFHSYLNKPSLMESSNVLESSEKHLNLSGRRLLWVETQEKHNENRVSSTRVSDQTMVPPLYFLSRDRRNQNVNSKSNTSKSSKTYSSNKPPPSAYSTIPQCTGICNPSHSFINQSKYLRLAETLHKWTSGNLNESSSFTIGREMSPGFKLSDDYFDLNSAIHTKRGKRKIHFNDLTSHLQHKQRKLDENKNNKLHNQREQINLISVIKRRDDTFYVLSFNMDHVLLPALKYNSSERPKMSLVLPLENPGLNGGIKLMQVDCEVFNTKEFEVKPHMIPVSLRPNFIKRNLNAQRFKRGDIQTDVKPLHEKPRVRNFYMVGPKNQAAATATNENTQFIQINHSTNKNNSQMTLPSLNDRTRDLVSPSFIKPKYKN